One window of Trifolium pratense cultivar HEN17-A07 linkage group LG5, ARS_RC_1.1, whole genome shotgun sequence genomic DNA carries:
- the LOC123886216 gene encoding F-box/kelch-repeat protein At3g23880-like encodes MSDNYQSHRQPPPFLPEEIIFQILLRLPVRWLLELKRVCKSWKTLISNPIFTKSHLQNLKMNPSISHQHIFTSLLIYEPSKIAYFPVKPLLKNGSDRPTTKLVEFCMENRFLIIGSCNGLLCLFDMDRGYVKLWNPSIGFESKKSPTLDSYHKWSITYNGFGYDHINDKYKLLVVVGRSGFNYSEKVTQIYTFGGTSWTTIQNFPSASAMNFVGKFVSGTLNWVIIKSNQTVILSFDLEKETYKEVLLPEHDGVEIRNTRIGVLSDCICVCFDSKQTYLDFWVMKKYGVVESWTRLMMIPYEKSWLRRQSFAPPSFIELLFIFENTIVLLRTFTKFVLYNLNNGSLDYIPDIQFLNDHHIYYETLVSPQF; translated from the coding sequence ATGAGTGACAACTACCAAAGCCACCGACAACCACCGCCATTCTTGCCGGAGGAAATCATCTTCCAGATACTCTTGAGGCTTCCGGTGAGATGGCTTCTTGAGTTGAAACGTGTTTGCAAATCATGGAAAACCCTAATCTCCAATCCCATATTCACAAAGAGTCACCTTCAAAACCTAAAGATGAATCCAAGCATAAGCCACCAACATATATTCACTTCTCTTCTTATCTACGAGCCGTCCAAAATAGCATATTTTCCTGTGAAGCCATTGCTCAAAAATGGATCAGATCGTCCTACTACTAAACTTGTTGAGTTCTGCATGGAAAATAGGTTCCTTATTATTGGTTCATGCAATGGcttgctttgtttgtttgatatGGATCGAGGTTATGTTAAGTTGTGGAACCCTTCTATCGGATTCGAATCCAAAAAATCTCCAACCCTTGATTCTTATCATAAATGGAGTATCACATATAATGGCTTTGGCTATGATCATATTAATGACAAGTACAAACTACTTGTAGTTGTGGGTCGTTCGGGTTTTAATTATAGTGAAAAAGTGACACAAATTTACACTTTTGGTGGAACTTCTTGGACAACTATTCAGAACTTCCCTTCAGCTTCCGCCATGAATTTCGTAGGAAAATTTGTGAGTGGCACTCTAAATTGGGTGATTATTAAATCTAACCAAACTGTGATTCTTTCTTTTGATCTCGAGAAGGAGACTTATAAGGAAGTGTTGCTGCCTGAACATGATGGTGTCGAAATTCGCAATACTAGAATTGGTGTTTTGAGTGACTGTATTTGTGTGTGTTTTGACTCCAAACAAACTTATTTGGATTTTTGGGTGATGAAAAAATACGGAGTTGTTGAGTCCTGGACTAGATTGATGATGATCCCTTATGAGAAATCATGGCTTCGTCGACAATCATTCGCGCCGCCTTCTTTTATTGAACTCttgtttatttttgaaaatactaTTGTTCTGCTGAGAACATTTACCAAATTTGTGCTGTATAACTTAAATAATGGTAGCTTGGATTATATTCCAGATATCCAATTTCTAAATGATCATCATATTTACTACGAGACTCTTGTATCACCACAATTCTAA